The Hordeum vulgare subsp. vulgare chromosome 7H, MorexV3_pseudomolecules_assembly, whole genome shotgun sequence DNA window GGACGTTACAATCACACCCAAATTCAAATGTGCATCATTGCATGTTAGTGGCTTTGTGAGCCGAATAACACATTCGCTAAGATGGCGAAACAATTTCCAATGTGGCACATCCTCATGTTACCCGCCAAACTTCAGCACCGTTGTCTTCTCTCGAGGAAGTCAAAGAAGGGCAGTGAGGTTGCCTACCTCCATCCGCTAACCCAACACCGAGATATCCATCGTCTCGTCCAGGCCGCCATCGTCACCATTGAAAGGAACTACACCCGCTCGCCCAGACCTAGAAAACCTAGCATCGACGATCCGGATGACCAGCAAGGGGTATGCAACACTAACTCGTCAATTCCTCCATGGGGGAAGTCGAGGAAACTTTATTCGCCGGAGCGTTGCCACCACCTCGGAAAACTAATCCTAACCTATCTACAAGTTGTCGCCGGAGCATCAGAGTTCTCCACACCTCTCGCCGACGGAGCGGTAGACTAAGGGAGGAAGATCACACGGGTTGGCTGCCCACGGTTGAAGGTGCAAAGCGGTTCTCCGTCCTGTGAACCCTTATCAGGAGGGAAAAATTCTCCCTTTTGTTCATGCTGCTGATTTGTTCAATCTTGTGTTCATGATAGTCGATTTGTGTTATGGTATGGAGATTCCTCTTTTAATATCCAGTGCAAACCTCAGCCGTCAGATCCTCGCCATGTCGGTAGTAGTTCACCGTCAGGAATGCATGTCCGTCTTGATCTTTCACACATCGTATGGGCTTGCCAGAGTAAATGTTATGCTAGTacactcactcactcactcactcacatgcatgcatgcgatAGCCGGACCACGGCTTGTAGCAGCACGTACCTACACATGTTGTACAAGCAGATTTCCAAGTGATGAGTTAATCCATGGCTCGTCTTGACTGTTCACAAACTGACACCTTATTTACCAGTTGATTTCCACGTCATGTCATAAATCCGTGGCTCGTCTTGACGGTTCAAGTCATGAGTTAAAAAAAATCGTGATATTTGAATATACTAGATGCCTAGCTAGGTTTGGTTCACCACCGGACTCCTATATAAAGGAGCCTTGCATTTGGCATTTTCATCAACACCTCCTCAACACATCCAGTAAATTAAGCACACATCGTAGCGATGAAGGGTCTCCTGTTGTGCGCGCTCGCACTTGCCTTTGCTGCGGTGACCACCCATGCCCAGCTGCAGTCCTGCCCGGCACGCTGCGGCAAGCAGGCCGACGGTATGGAGTGCCCCAACAACCTCTGCTGCAGCAAGGATGGGTACTGCGGACTGGGCGTCGACTACTGTGTCAGGGTTTCCCCTCGCCAGCTGTAGCTCTCTTACGCGCTCTCTCCTCGCCAGCTCGAACCggtggaaggagaaggaagaagtgggGGTAGACGAGGGGTAGACTTAGGTTTCCGGCGCACGAACGCCACCTCGTGTATTCCCTGAGCTCGAACTCAATACACGCCCCACTGTACGTTACAATCACGCGAGGGAGGAGTGTTTATACCCGCGATCGCAGCGCTCCACACCGCACCCACGACGCGCACTCACCCCACGTCCCTGCGCTCTGGCACGCGCTCCCGCCGCGCGCGCACGCGATCCGCGCGGCCAGTTCCAACGCCACGACGCAGTCCATCCTCGCGCCCGTTGCGCCAACAGACACCCTACACACGCGACACCTGCATAGACATGCCCACGCAGCTCctacacgcacgcacgcacacctACGTCGCGGACCCGACGCGTCCAGCGTGCCCGGCGCGCGCCCATACACGCGCCCGGCTCGTTCGGCGCCTCGCCGCGACTTATTTCCCAACATTCGCGCCCTAAGTCGCGGCTCAGAGCAGCCTGGCGTCCTCGACGCCGGCGTCCATCAGCATCGCCTGCTCCGTCGCCGCTGCTTTCTTCCGCTGCGGGCACTCCCGCTTGAAATGGCCGCGCTCGTTGCAGTAGTAGCAGCGCCCACGCCGCTTGTTCCTGCCGCCTGACGCCGTGCTCGCCgtgccgtcgttgtcgtcgttgtagcCGCCTCCTCCATGACGTCGCTGCCTCGTCTGCCACTGCGCCTCCGTCAGCATGAGCTGTTCGCCCGCGCGCTCGCCGCCGCTCCGAGCACGTCGACGCGTCCTCTCCTCAAACGCCTTCAGACGCCCGACAACCTCCTCGAAACGCATGTCATCGACGTCACAAAACTGCTCGATGCCGGCCACCGCGGCGTACAGCCCGTCCGGCACGGTGTCGAGCAGCTTTTTGACCATCGCCGCATCGTCAAGCGACGAGCCGAGTCCGGCGTACTTCGTCGCCATGCTGCTCACCTTCCCGGCGTACTCGTCAAGGTCGTCGGCGTCGTCCATTTGCATGCGGTCAAACTCGCCCCGGAGCATCGCCAACCGCGCCGTCCGCACTCGGCTTGCCCCGACGAATCGGACTTTGAGGGAGTCCCACACCTCCTTCGCCGTCGTCTTCGTCGCGACCTGCATCAGAAGATCCTCCGGCAGCGCCGCAAGCATCGCCGCGCGCGCCAGCTTGCTCTTGTTGGCGTCGACCTCCGCGCCGTCCGCCGGAGCCACCGCGCTCCACAGCGCGTGGGCGTCGAGTATGGCCTCGGCCTTGATGGCCCACGACGTGTAGCTCGTCGTCGTCAATGGTGACAGGTGCACCGTCACCACTCCAGCCACTGCCGCCGCCACTCCAGACCCGCCTCCGCCGTGCGGCACCACCGACTTCATGGCCGCCGTCGATCACCACCGAAACCGTGGCTCTGGTACCAAATGTCAGGGTTTCCCCTCGCCAGCTGTAGCTCTCCTACGCGCTCTCTCCTCGCCAGCTCGAACCggtggaaggagaaggaagaagtgggGGTAGACGAGGGGTAGACTTAGGTTTCCGGCGCACGAACGCCACCTCGTGTATTCCCTGAGCTCGAACTCAATACACGCCCCACTGTACGTTACAATCACGCGAGGGAGGAGTGTTTATACCCGCGATCGCAGCGCTCCACACCGCACCCACGACGCGCACTCACCCCACGTCCCTGCGCTCTGGCACGCGCTCCCGCCGCGCGCGCACGCGATCCGCGCGGCCAGTTCCAACGCCACGACGCAGTCCATCCTCGCGCCCGTTGCGCCAACAGACACCCTACACACACGACACCTGCATAGACATGCCCACGCAGCTCctacacgcacgcacgcacacctACGTCGCGGACCCGACGCGTCCAGCGTGCCCGGCGCGCGCCCATACACGCGCCCGGCTCGTTCGGCGCCTCGCCGCGACTTATTTCCCAACATACTGCAGTGCTGGTGCCGGCTGCCAGAGCGGTGCCTGCTACGACAACAAGATTTGCGGTGCGCAGGCCAAAGGCACACTGTGCCCTAACAACCATTGTTGTAGCTCGGGTGGTCGTTGCGGCTACGGCAGAGAATACTGCAGCAACGGCTGCCAGAATGGTCCTTGCTGGGCTGATCTCAAGTGTGGCCACCTGGACAATGGTaagctatgccccaacaatctctgcTGCAGCCAATATGGTTATTGTGGCCTAGGACCGGAGTTCTGTGGTACTGGCTGCCAAAACGGCGCCTGCACCACAGATAAGCCGTGTGGCAACAAGGCTAATGGTGCAGCATGCACCAACAACTATTGTTGCAGCGTGTATGGGTCTTGTGGTCTTGGCAAGGATTACTGTGGTACCGGCAGCTGCCAGAGCGGCGCATGCAACTAGTATTACCGTGGTACGCTCCTTACTTCCTGGTTGACATACTCAAGTGCGTGCTAGCCTTGAATCGTTGCCATGGAATTATAAGTGTTGCAATGAAAAAGTATAAGCATTGTAACAAGGAGTGATAATCAGTGGCAATAGCTAATATTATTGTCCCAAATTAAGTTCTACTTGTACCAGCTAGGCATCGCTATCAAGCTGTCGTGTGTCCTAATTAATACTAGCAaaaaagcccgtgcgttgcaacgggaaagaAAATAACGCACGCTTTTAAATAACCACAACTCAAGACCTTAATAGGCCCACGTCTTTTAGTTTCACATGGAATCATATTTGTGTTGTCGACAGTGGCCTCAGTACTCACACAACGATAATGTGTTTAAATGTGTTCAGTCCTAaggtctctctttctctctttgagCAAAACATTCAATATGTTATGTATGCTtagttacagagggagtatacacTAACTCGATGTATATTTCATGAACAAATCAAAAAATAAaagcatgaaagaatattgagtaCATGTATTCCAAACAATTCAAATTTATTTCTTGTGAACTTATATTATTAATGAACTGAGAATCACAAATGAATGCAAACACACTTAAGTAGACAAAGATGTTTATTTAGGCTACACATCGAGATGCACACTATCGTACGTGAGTGGAAGAAATCAAGATGAACTAATCTAGAGGCCATCGGAGTAATCTTTTTTGTTCGCAGTCTAGTTTACTGGTATCCGATGCATCCCATTATATATAATTGGCCTCTTCCACAAATAgtcaatttcatcttctcccGATTGCTATCTTTATCTCTTGATTTGAATCAGTATAGAAgagaaaaggtaaacaaaaaaatcaaaaaaaataaacaaaaaatcaTGTCTCTTGATGTGAACCAGCCTAATAGAAGAGAAAaggtaacaaaaaataaaaaaaataaacaaaaattgttGAAGAGAGGATTCAAACCTGGGTGTCCTAGGTAAGAGGGGCACGCTCTAGCCAGAAGGCTATCGCAGCATATGTGTTCATTTCCAATTCACCCTCTTATAAACCAGAATCCTACGGAGTGACTTGTGATAAAAAAacgcactagtggggacggggcctttagccccggcccgtaaggggctttagtcccggttcaccaaccgggactaaaggggcgggactaaaggcctaacctttagtcccgaccctgtaACAAGCCGGGGCTAAAGGTGCTCAACGTGGGTGCCtcatagcgccccaggggcaggccctttagtcccggttcgttgcacggaccgggactaaagattttagattttgcttatttttggtttttttttgaatgaaattatttttgggttttagggttttagggtttaggtgttcgggagattaacgtgatgcctcgtttggtgttcgggaattagttttcatataatttaaatagaaataattatgcatatatatataagattaacatatcttacaagcgagcatatatatacaattatatgcagatctgaattatcgggactagagcccgtctattcgattacatggacgaacattagtaatggcccctagctacactaaattctcctttgtcatctatagcttccgtcctcagaaaggtcacaagctcctctgcaacagcaatcgcgcgttgctctactAGGACCTTGGTCCTCAtgtccgtgtactatataagaagaggagatgaatatgaatatcaatcatgataacaaagaatgacggttaaaaatagaggtgtgaatgttcattgcttacgtcgaatctgtgatccttgtgctcagaggtaaacgtgagaATGGTCTCACAAacttagtatccgcatagatgcgttccccgtggctgctggtcgcactttacgagaatagaatatatataatgaaaataataatctagcatcatagatgtattgaaaatagaagtatatcatgctactacttacctgagtcgctctaaaggtcagcttctccggctcgataccgggagtcacgcacttgaaccgcttccaaaccctgcccgacaaggataatgatttgctaagtttttcattaattgatatatcagaaaatcattgaaagagaccgatagagcacaagaatgattgaaattacccttggagcatgtcctgcaggctttggaactgttccaagggtctcgataatgggtcgaaggcatcaactcttcccttatcaatttgaatgtccaacagaatccaatggaagctgcacatgtgtgtatatatatatgtgtgtgtgtgtcagtaacttatcaattacacttataagtgaatggacacaacatagtaaagaccctcacctgaagttgtatggaaacagtatgtggtcacagaaattttgatctcctagaaaccttagaaggttttcctccgtctccttgggtttatcagttagcgtcgctatatgtattttatctgggtcaataaacccaatatttatgatgttcttttttttacaatccagaatcttcattctgcataatagagtacaagttatatatagacaatgaattgaaataactaaacaagttatatgtagacaacgaattgaaaaacttacaaacaatagcaactcataagcgatttgtcgagggcgtcgccattgtacatctggaagagttcatcaaagtcgatatggatttcttcggggcggccgtagtactctcgtgggacactcaccacgatcatcgttctcccattctttgattcacttaagtaccatgtatgcaagtaacgcatatttgttgggagatcatctttgctgaccaaaggctctcccatgacaaactgtggcttaggggctaccatagccttgggtaacctatcgtcttgggaagccagaacatcttcaaccgagacaccccattcagccgcccacttctttgctaattcaaaatcttgcccctgcaccggagggggaacattctcggttaacaccttgaggggtgggatcgactgtttggcctgttgtccaagctgaggaacgtcagattttttcttgcttgtagttgaacttgatttgctcccacttgcacttgcacgtgatctgctctttttcacttccttctgcaatgtgcgtgtatagtcatcaggcttatggtgtaagtcatactgtgatggaagggtcgtgaagtattttgcaaatgctatttgcttctcggtgtatttcgggcggggctcgggttccttctttttcatctgcgcatcatgatgttcctttgctatcctggcgttttcctcgggggtacgatcataaggtctgataggaagattagcatgaggtacctttgggaggggcgatcgtttgtgctttggggggctccgtcgcttagaaatcgtcgacggagcgttcttggtggcacgctcccgcttagtatccggagcgggcggcggcggagacggacgacccaagtccggcggcggtgatcgagatggactcgtgttgtgctggccgacgtcatgtggagggcttggaggtaatggaggtataggtgacctgcgacgactcggaggcggtgttgtccttggggccgagcctggaagcttgatgaagttcttgtcccataggatgactccacccagtacttctccgagtgtcctctcatcttcgggtccagctatgtcgagctccatatcatgaaaccccgtcatgatttcatccaccccgactttagcaaagccagctggaatctcacggccatgcgagcgtgcatcagggccacaagataaagcttgtccgacggccaccttcatggatatgttcttgaatttctgatggagttcacatgatgttgactccttgattccatccacggggtatccgggaccgccctctatcattcttcatgcatcgtcgggcggggcctcagattcagccacgctgcttttccgcttagatggggcgccggtaatatcaagtgcaggatcttcctggcgcggtactcctctaagctcatcaatctgcttctgttgctcgttaatcctggcaagcaactggttgaacttgtcattctcctcatcctactgtcacttctttgctctctctcggcttctgtaagtgtcttggtctttggcaaacccaagccaccacgggtaagaaggaccgaagcctcgcgttcgtcctccatgttcgtcattgccgaggaccagtgtgagcaaatctttatctctatctgcagtgaactttcttgttccctccttaatttctttcactatccttttccaattctccttgggtatcctaagaccgtcactgcagatgaggtcccctgtttcttcgtcgtacgaaccaccatgcgtaaggaaccaatttcttgctctcaattcccactcatcacggagtggttcaggtaccatgcctttatctagcagatcttgctctttcttatcccactttgggatggcggtctcatagccccctggccccagcttgtggtgatatttcttcttgtcggcatttatcttgttcttttctgataatgcctgggcatcttctgactccttgtactcttgaaatgccttctagtgattcgcgtgcttggctagatacccctcgaatactggcactttctttgtcttcagatagtttttccatagcttcttcttccagctacggaacagttcgaccatcttctttagagtccactgcttgactttggccctcagtttgtctgcggcgtcttcattctcacattctggcaggttgaaatgtgacatgagatcattccaaagattatctttgtacctttcggcgacatagtcactatcggctgcccctttacgcttgttccactcccgaacgatgatcgggacatgatccctaacaagaactccgcattgcttcttgaatgtgtcagcagcattcttaggaagcttgggttggcccgtaggcaatatcacctcaaaggtgtaatgcgtccgtgcatccaactttctagtcgggcctcgtttcgtagctttgctcgatgtggaggcctaagagggagaaacattcgtcaaatgaatgtatatgtatacaatatagagctatctccaatatttttcacatattacaagt harbors:
- the LOC123413147 gene encoding agglutinin isolectin 3-like, with product MKGLLLCALALAFAAVTTHAQLQSCPARCGKQADGMECPNNLCCSKDGYCGLGVDYCVRVSPRQLAGAGCQSGACYDNKICGAQAKGTLCPNNHCCSSGGRCGYGREYCSNGCQNGPCWADLKCGHLDNGKLCPNNLCCSQYGYCGLGPEFCGTGCQNGACTTDKPCGNKANGAACTNNYCCSVYGSCGLGKDYCGTGSCQSGACN